The Castanea sativa cultivar Marrone di Chiusa Pesio chromosome 11, ASM4071231v1 genome contains a region encoding:
- the LOC142615627 gene encoding uncharacterized protein LOC142615627: MAYVERGVVKSKRSIWKLRTITDFFWAILNYIGVFFTTMLSMEKSDAYRKGSGGGKKWDGGGPGGGPSGSGPRGPPRGLDNVRGLDSVRGDHSSLPACGSCCG; this comes from the exons GTGTTGTGAAATCCAAGCGATCAATCTGGAAGCTCAGGACAATCACCGACTTCTTCTGGGCCATTCTTAACTACATAGGCGTGTTTTTTACGACTATGTTATCG ATGGAGAAGTCAGATGCTTACAGGAAAGGCTCTGGTGGTGGCAAGAAATGGGATGGTGGTGGCCCAGGAGGTGGACCATCTGGCAGTGGTCCACGTGGGCCGCCCCGTGGATTAGACAATGTTCGTGGACTTGACAGTGTTCGAGGGGACCATA GTTCCTTACCCGCATGTGGTTCTTGCTGTGGTTAA